A genomic segment from Tuwongella immobilis encodes:
- a CDS encoding YicC/YloC family endoribonuclease gives MLLSMTGFGKAQSQGEFGSLTVELRAVNNRYLKVSVRGSDPYPAMESDIEKIVRKVVRRGTVQVHIRAERTGGKVEARRLDHELIRQYIRELTEICVEFGNPTWVPHLIAQVPQMPGVIGDAAPPEDTFDTEWPIAERTIETAVENLQEMRRQEGAAMAEELREHARVFTQCLEQIKLLVPQVATGYRQRLQERIREALQESAVPIEMPDLIREVAVYSERSDISEEVMRLGSHLQQFHQLITGDGESPGRKLEFVTQEMNRETNTIGSKAGDVAISQQVFEMKAILEKIREMLQNVE, from the coding sequence GTGCTGCTCAGCATGACCGGTTTCGGCAAAGCGCAATCCCAAGGCGAATTCGGTTCGCTGACGGTCGAACTGCGGGCGGTCAACAACCGGTATCTCAAAGTCTCGGTTCGGGGCAGCGATCCCTACCCGGCGATGGAATCCGACATTGAGAAGATCGTTCGCAAAGTCGTGCGACGTGGCACCGTGCAGGTCCATATTCGTGCCGAACGCACCGGCGGGAAAGTCGAAGCCCGGCGGCTCGATCATGAGCTCATTCGGCAGTATATCCGCGAGTTGACCGAAATTTGCGTCGAATTCGGCAATCCCACCTGGGTGCCGCATCTGATTGCTCAAGTGCCGCAAATGCCAGGCGTGATTGGAGATGCGGCTCCGCCAGAAGATACCTTCGATACCGAATGGCCGATTGCCGAGCGGACGATCGAAACGGCGGTCGAAAATCTGCAAGAGATGCGTCGGCAAGAAGGCGCGGCAATGGCCGAAGAATTGCGCGAGCATGCTCGGGTGTTCACGCAATGCTTGGAGCAAATCAAGCTGCTGGTTCCGCAAGTGGCCACCGGATACCGCCAACGGCTCCAAGAACGCATCCGCGAGGCACTGCAAGAGTCCGCAGTCCCCATCGAGATGCCGGATTTGATCCGCGAAGTCGCCGTCTATTCGGAACGGAGTGATATTTCCGAAGAAGTGATGCGACTGGGGAGCCACTTGCAGCAGTTCCATCAACTCATCACCGGCGATGGCGAAAGCCCCGGGCGAAAGTTGGAATTTGTCACGCAAGAAATGAACCGTGAGACGAACACCATTGGCTCGAAGGCGGGCGATGTGGCAATCTCGCAACAAGTGTTTGAGATGAAGGCGATTCTCGAAAAAATCCGGGAAATGCTGCAAAACGTAGAATGA
- the secG gene encoding preprotein translocase subunit SecG: MALFGVWWVANVLNVLVILLGVMLIGLVLLQEGKGGGLTGALGGMSGSTPLGYRSADALVKVTIGFAGVWVLLIILQVWAIQSDAKSGGADAGPVVSSPLDAQ; encoded by the coding sequence GTGGCCCTATTCGGTGTCTGGTGGGTGGCGAATGTCCTGAACGTGCTGGTGATTCTGCTGGGCGTGATGCTCATCGGCTTAGTGCTGCTGCAAGAAGGCAAAGGCGGCGGCTTGACCGGGGCGCTGGGCGGCATGTCGGGTTCGACCCCCTTGGGCTACCGCTCCGCGGATGCCCTCGTGAAGGTCACCATCGGATTCGCCGGCGTTTGGGTGCTTCTGATTATCCTGCAAGTGTGGGCGATTCAATCCGACGCCAAGTCGGGTGGGGCCGATGCGGGCCCGGTCGTTTCGTCGCCGCTTGATGCCCAGTAA